GTTGCCATGATTAGTACGCCGATTCCATAAACGCTGATCTTCATTAAATTGAAAAGATATAGGCACAAAATTCGCTGCCGGTCAGGCATGGTTCTTCTGCCTACGGATATAGGTTTTTTCATATATTTGTATTGTCTAGAAATTTGTACTGCGAATTTTCTATTCAAAAGCTCCCTATCGCTGTCCAAGGCCGGGGAGCTTTTTACTTGATTGCCGTGCAGCTACGGGGCACGGCCGGGATGGATGGATTTCTGTTTCATAAGAATTTAGTTATCAGTCAATTTAACGGCAGCCTTCGCCACTTAACACCAGTTCACCACCGTCCAGGGCATATTTTGTATTGCTGGTTAGGGTCAGTACTTTAAAGACTTCTTCCAGGGTTTCCGTCCCTGAAAACCGGCCTGTAATCAGGCATTTTTGCAACTGCGGATTTTGAAAGGCGATCTTTACGTCATAGCGTTTGGCCAGCATCTCCGCCAACTCTCCGAAAGGTGTCTCCTCGAACACCATATCTGCCTGTACCCAGGCGGTGAGCTCTTGCGATTTTACAGCCTTTTCATCCGCGACGGTCGTATGGGTATTGTAGGTCATCTGCTGGTTCGCCGTCAGTAAGCTCGTGTGTTTCTCTCCGTCATCCACCCGCACCTTACCCCGTGTAACCGTCACCACCACTTCACTTCCAGTAGGCAGTGATTTAATGCTGAATGCAGTACCGAGCACCGTCGTCCTGATTTTCCCCGTCCTGATCACAAACGGACGTGGTTTCTGACCATTCGTATTTATATGCACCACATCAAAATAAGCTTCGCCGGTGAGTGACACTTCCCGGGTTTTGCTGTTAAAATCGCGATCATATTCGATCCGCGTATCGCCGTGCAGCACCACCCGGCTCCCATCCGGCAGCATTACAAACTTCGTCTGCCCTTTTACAGACTGTTGGATGATGGTTTTCGAGACCAAAACGCTGACTTGCGGTTCCCGCTGTTGCTTTACAACAAAGAAGACCCAGCCCGCGCCGATCAGGATAAGGATCGCCGCAGCCACGCGCCAGAAAGCGCCACTCCACAATGGTCGCGACCGCGCTGGCTGGACAGCAATGCGCTTTGCAATATTGTCCTTCATTCTTCCGCGTACATCCGCCAGCTCTTCTTCCGAAAGCTTGGAAAGCTGATCCGGTTTACCCGAAAAAAGCTTATAGTATTTTTCGATCATGTCGACTTCTTCCTCATCGGCACCCCCTCTGAGATACCTCCCGACTATCGACCTGAACTTATTCCTATTTCTGCTTGACATGTTTATAAAACGCTGTTTATTTACCAGTGCAGGAATTCACCAAAAAGTCCCAAGCAAACTTGTGATTTTTTTAAATTTTTTTTTGTGGCAAGGCCGCTGGCGCGCGCAGAGCTATGGCCGAAGCAGTAAAATGAGAAGAGTAAGAAGCTTTCCGATGCTCTCCCGAAGGTTTTGCTGGGAGGTATTAAGCTGGTTTTGCACCGTTTTCCGGGAAATGCCCAGCTGGTCGGCAATTTCCAGTGTGGAGAGCCCTTCCAGGAAGCGTAACCTGAAAATCTCGCGCCGTTTTTCGGGCTGTGTTTCCAGCC
The genomic region above belongs to Dyadobacter pollutisoli and contains:
- a CDS encoding FecR family protein, translating into MSSRNRNKFRSIVGRYLRGGADEEEVDMIEKYYKLFSGKPDQLSKLSEEELADVRGRMKDNIAKRIAVQPARSRPLWSGAFWRVAAAILILIGAGWVFFVVKQQREPQVSVLVSKTIIQQSVKGQTKFVMLPDGSRVVLHGDTRIEYDRDFNSKTREVSLTGEAYFDVVHINTNGQKPRPFVIRTGKIRTTVLGTAFSIKSLPTGSEVVVTVTRGKVRVDDGEKHTSLLTANQQMTYNTHTTVADEKAVKSQELTAWVQADMVFEETPFGELAEMLAKRYDVKIAFQNPQLQKCLITGRFSGTETLEEVFKVLTLTSNTKYALDGGELVLSGEGCR